In the Syngnathus scovelli strain Florida chromosome 16, RoL_Ssco_1.2, whole genome shotgun sequence genome, one interval contains:
- the si:ch211-256e16.3 gene encoding kelch-like protein 20 isoform X3: MFSTALKESKQERVAINGVEPQMVGMLVSYAYTSEVYISKANVQALLAAANMLDVMAVREACCGFMEHQMDEINCVGIHCFAEAHSCKLLEKRSMDYILSHFSGVCQQEEFLTLCLDKLTEILASDHLNVSREELVFEAAMLWLNKCPTRRQSFDKVLEHVRLPLISPYYLHDVIESLEVVKENHRCQRLISEAKDYLLLKDRRRELFCSRVRPRRSTGTSEVIITVGGEDDKVVLRSVESFDPLTNKWRDHACLPFAVSKHGLVVSDSALYLAGGEFPDGSASREMWRYDSCSDTWMEMAPMNTSRSELGLVMLDGFVYAVGGWEGHFRLASVECYNPHTNCWQFVGCVKMAVTSPAVVALDGLLYVTGGAVLEDGDGSDLTQVYNPKTAMWMEVSRMQISRSGSAACTLNGKIYVIGGWHASKENTDKVECYDPKTDQWTMCAPMKERRYRPGVAVVDGKIFVLGGEEGWDRYHDTIERYCDETDTWEIVGEMPTSRSWLSCVSLLLRKDGVSHYFPTLPNS; the protein is encoded by the exons ATGTTTAGCACTGCCCTGAAGGAGTCCAAACAGGAGCGGGTGGCAATCAATGGAGTAGAGCCGCAGATGGTTGGCATGCTGGTGAGCTATGCCTATACGTCTGAGGTCTACATTTCCAAAGCAAATGTCCAG GCGCTGTTGGCAGCAGCCAACATGCTGGACGTGATGGCCGTGAGAGAGGCCTGCTGCGGCTTCATGGAGCATCAGATGGACGAGATCAACTGCGTGGGGATCCACTGCTTTGCCGAGGCCCACTCCTGTAAACTGCTGGAGAAACGAAGCATGGACTACATTCTCAGTCACTTTAGCGGCGTTTGCCAACAG GAGGAGTTCTTGACCTTGTGTCTGGACAAACTAACTGAAATCCTCGCCAGCGACCACCTCAACGTGTCCAGAGAGGAATTGGTGTTCGAGGCCGCCATGCTGTGGCTAAATAAATGTCCGACTCGCAGGCAGAGCTTTGACAAG GTCTTGGAGCACGTCCGCCTGCCCCTCATAAGTCCCTACTATCTGCATGACGTGATTGAATCTCTGGAAGTGGTGAAGGAGAACCACAGATGCCAGAGGCTCATCTCAGAGGCCAAAGACTACCTGCTGCTGAAGGACCGCCGAAGGGAGCTCTTCTGCTCCCGGGTACGGCCGCGCCGATCCACAG GGACATCGGAAGTAATCATAACAGTTGGCGGCGAGGATGACAAAGTGGTGCTGCGCAGCGTGGAGAGCTTCGATCCCCTGACGAATAAGTGGAGGGACCATGCCTGCCTGCCCTTCGCTGTGAGCAAGCACGGGCTGGTGGTGTCAG ATTCCGCCCTTTATTTAGCCGGAGGAGAGTTTCCAGACGGCTCGGCCAGCAGGGAGATGTGGCGCTACGACTCGTGCTCCGACACCTGGATGGAAATGGCTCCCATGAACACGTCTCGCTCAGAACTCG GCCTTGTGATGCTGGATGGTTTTGTGTATGCTGTGGGTGGCTGGGAGGGTCACTTTCGTCTGGCCTCCGTGGAGTGCTACAACCCTCACACCAATTGCTGGCAGTTTGTGGGCTGCGTCAAGATGGCAGTCACAAGTCCTGCTGTCGTGGCGCTGGACGGTCTTCTCTATGTTACAG GCGGAGCCGTTTTAGAAGACGGCGACGGCTCAGATCTCACACAAGTGTACAACCCGAAAACTGCTATGTGGATGGAGGTTTCTCGGATGCAGATTAGTCGTTCAGGTTCTGCAGCTTGTACGCTGAATGGAAAGATTTACGTCATAG GTGGGTGGCACGCCTCCAAGGAAAACACAGACAAGGTAGAGTGCTACGACCCCAAGACCGACCAGTGGACCATGTGCGCTCCCATGAAAGAACGACGCTACCGGCCCGGTGTCGCTGTGGTGGATGGAAAGATCTTCGTCCTGGGAGGGGAGGAAGGATGGGACCG ATATCACGACACTATCGAGAGATACTGCGACGAGACGGACACATGGGAGATTGTTGGCGAGATGCCCACCAGTCGAAGCTGGCTCAGCTGCGTGTCGCTTCTGCTGAGGAAAGACGGTGTGTCGCACTACTTCCCCACTTTGCCTAACAGCTAA
- the si:ch211-256e16.3 gene encoding kelch-like protein 24 isoform X1 yields MSEIVADNSLIGNIQEDVAPEEDVAPGSLCGEGYLFVEARHPNTVLQGLNALRLKNSFCDVTLCCGGQEFPCHRIVLASFSSYFETMFSTALKESKQERVAINGVEPQMVGMLVSYAYTSEVYISKANVQALLAAANMLDVMAVREACCGFMEHQMDEINCVGIHCFAEAHSCKLLEKRSMDYILSHFSGVCQQEEFLTLCLDKLTEILASDHLNVSREELVFEAAMLWLNKCPTRRQSFDKVLEHVRLPLISPYYLHDVIESLEVVKENHRCQRLISEAKDYLLLKDRRRELFCSRVRPRRSTGTSEVIITVGGEDDKVVLRSVESFDPLTNKWRDHACLPFAVSKHGLVVSDSALYLAGGEFPDGSASREMWRYDSCSDTWMEMAPMNTSRSELGLVMLDGFVYAVGGWEGHFRLASVECYNPHTNCWQFVGCVKMAVTSPAVVALDGLLYVTGGAVLEDGDGSDLTQVYNPKTAMWMEVSRMQISRSGSAACTLNGKIYVIGGWHASKENTDKVECYDPKTDQWTMCAPMKERRYRPGVAVVDGKIFVLGGEEGWDRYHDTIERYCDETDTWEIVGEMPTSRSWLSCVSLLLRKDGVSHYFPTLPNS; encoded by the exons ATGTCTGAGATTGTGGCAGACAACTCTCTAATTGGCAACATTCAGGAAGATGTTGCTCCGGAGGAAGATGTTGCTCCGGGATCCCTGTGCGGCGAAGGCTACCTGTTTGTGGAAGCCCGGCACCCCAACACGGTCCTGCAGGGTCTCAACGCCCTGCGGCTCAAAAACTCTTTCTGCGATGTCACGCTGTGCTGCGGGGGACAGGAGTTCCCCTGTCACCGCATCGTGCTGGCCTCCTTTAGCTCTTACTTTGAG ACAATGTTTAGCACTGCCCTGAAGGAGTCCAAACAGGAGCGGGTGGCAATCAATGGAGTAGAGCCGCAGATGGTTGGCATGCTGGTGAGCTATGCCTATACGTCTGAGGTCTACATTTCCAAAGCAAATGTCCAG GCGCTGTTGGCAGCAGCCAACATGCTGGACGTGATGGCCGTGAGAGAGGCCTGCTGCGGCTTCATGGAGCATCAGATGGACGAGATCAACTGCGTGGGGATCCACTGCTTTGCCGAGGCCCACTCCTGTAAACTGCTGGAGAAACGAAGCATGGACTACATTCTCAGTCACTTTAGCGGCGTTTGCCAACAG GAGGAGTTCTTGACCTTGTGTCTGGACAAACTAACTGAAATCCTCGCCAGCGACCACCTCAACGTGTCCAGAGAGGAATTGGTGTTCGAGGCCGCCATGCTGTGGCTAAATAAATGTCCGACTCGCAGGCAGAGCTTTGACAAG GTCTTGGAGCACGTCCGCCTGCCCCTCATAAGTCCCTACTATCTGCATGACGTGATTGAATCTCTGGAAGTGGTGAAGGAGAACCACAGATGCCAGAGGCTCATCTCAGAGGCCAAAGACTACCTGCTGCTGAAGGACCGCCGAAGGGAGCTCTTCTGCTCCCGGGTACGGCCGCGCCGATCCACAG GGACATCGGAAGTAATCATAACAGTTGGCGGCGAGGATGACAAAGTGGTGCTGCGCAGCGTGGAGAGCTTCGATCCCCTGACGAATAAGTGGAGGGACCATGCCTGCCTGCCCTTCGCTGTGAGCAAGCACGGGCTGGTGGTGTCAG ATTCCGCCCTTTATTTAGCCGGAGGAGAGTTTCCAGACGGCTCGGCCAGCAGGGAGATGTGGCGCTACGACTCGTGCTCCGACACCTGGATGGAAATGGCTCCCATGAACACGTCTCGCTCAGAACTCG GCCTTGTGATGCTGGATGGTTTTGTGTATGCTGTGGGTGGCTGGGAGGGTCACTTTCGTCTGGCCTCCGTGGAGTGCTACAACCCTCACACCAATTGCTGGCAGTTTGTGGGCTGCGTCAAGATGGCAGTCACAAGTCCTGCTGTCGTGGCGCTGGACGGTCTTCTCTATGTTACAG GCGGAGCCGTTTTAGAAGACGGCGACGGCTCAGATCTCACACAAGTGTACAACCCGAAAACTGCTATGTGGATGGAGGTTTCTCGGATGCAGATTAGTCGTTCAGGTTCTGCAGCTTGTACGCTGAATGGAAAGATTTACGTCATAG GTGGGTGGCACGCCTCCAAGGAAAACACAGACAAGGTAGAGTGCTACGACCCCAAGACCGACCAGTGGACCATGTGCGCTCCCATGAAAGAACGACGCTACCGGCCCGGTGTCGCTGTGGTGGATGGAAAGATCTTCGTCCTGGGAGGGGAGGAAGGATGGGACCG ATATCACGACACTATCGAGAGATACTGCGACGAGACGGACACATGGGAGATTGTTGGCGAGATGCCCACCAGTCGAAGCTGGCTCAGCTGCGTGTCGCTTCTGCTGAGGAAAGACGGTGTGTCGCACTACTTCCCCACTTTGCCTAACAGCTAA
- the si:ch211-256e16.3 gene encoding kelch-like protein 24 isoform X2 — translation MSEIVADNSLIGNIQEDVAPEEDVAPGSLCGEGYLFVEARHPNTVLQGLNALRLKNSFCDVTLCCGGQEFPCHRIVLASFSSYFETMFSTALKESKQERVAINGVEPQMVGMLVSYAYTSEVYISKANVQALLAAANMLDVMAVREACCGFMEHQMDEINCVGIHCFAEAHSCKLLEKRSMDYILSHFSGVCQQEEFLTLCLDKLTEILASDHLNVSREELVFEAAMLWLNKCPTRRQSFDKVLEHVRLPLISPYYLHDVIESLEVVKENHRCQRLISEAKDYLLLKDRRRELFCSRVRPRRSTGTSEVIITVGGEDDKVVLRSVESFDPLTNKWRDHACLPFAVSKHGLVVSDSALYLAGGEFPDGSASREMWRYDSCSDTWMEMAPMNTSRSELGLVMLDGFVYAVGGWEGHFRLASVECYNPHTNCWQFVGCVKMAVTSPAVVALDGLLYVTGGAVLEDGDGSDLTQVYNPKTAMWMEVSRMQISRSGSAACTLNGKIYVIGGWHASKENTDKVECYDPKTDQWTMCAPMKERRYRPGVAVVDGKIFVLGGEEGWDR, via the exons ATGTCTGAGATTGTGGCAGACAACTCTCTAATTGGCAACATTCAGGAAGATGTTGCTCCGGAGGAAGATGTTGCTCCGGGATCCCTGTGCGGCGAAGGCTACCTGTTTGTGGAAGCCCGGCACCCCAACACGGTCCTGCAGGGTCTCAACGCCCTGCGGCTCAAAAACTCTTTCTGCGATGTCACGCTGTGCTGCGGGGGACAGGAGTTCCCCTGTCACCGCATCGTGCTGGCCTCCTTTAGCTCTTACTTTGAG ACAATGTTTAGCACTGCCCTGAAGGAGTCCAAACAGGAGCGGGTGGCAATCAATGGAGTAGAGCCGCAGATGGTTGGCATGCTGGTGAGCTATGCCTATACGTCTGAGGTCTACATTTCCAAAGCAAATGTCCAG GCGCTGTTGGCAGCAGCCAACATGCTGGACGTGATGGCCGTGAGAGAGGCCTGCTGCGGCTTCATGGAGCATCAGATGGACGAGATCAACTGCGTGGGGATCCACTGCTTTGCCGAGGCCCACTCCTGTAAACTGCTGGAGAAACGAAGCATGGACTACATTCTCAGTCACTTTAGCGGCGTTTGCCAACAG GAGGAGTTCTTGACCTTGTGTCTGGACAAACTAACTGAAATCCTCGCCAGCGACCACCTCAACGTGTCCAGAGAGGAATTGGTGTTCGAGGCCGCCATGCTGTGGCTAAATAAATGTCCGACTCGCAGGCAGAGCTTTGACAAG GTCTTGGAGCACGTCCGCCTGCCCCTCATAAGTCCCTACTATCTGCATGACGTGATTGAATCTCTGGAAGTGGTGAAGGAGAACCACAGATGCCAGAGGCTCATCTCAGAGGCCAAAGACTACCTGCTGCTGAAGGACCGCCGAAGGGAGCTCTTCTGCTCCCGGGTACGGCCGCGCCGATCCACAG GGACATCGGAAGTAATCATAACAGTTGGCGGCGAGGATGACAAAGTGGTGCTGCGCAGCGTGGAGAGCTTCGATCCCCTGACGAATAAGTGGAGGGACCATGCCTGCCTGCCCTTCGCTGTGAGCAAGCACGGGCTGGTGGTGTCAG ATTCCGCCCTTTATTTAGCCGGAGGAGAGTTTCCAGACGGCTCGGCCAGCAGGGAGATGTGGCGCTACGACTCGTGCTCCGACACCTGGATGGAAATGGCTCCCATGAACACGTCTCGCTCAGAACTCG GCCTTGTGATGCTGGATGGTTTTGTGTATGCTGTGGGTGGCTGGGAGGGTCACTTTCGTCTGGCCTCCGTGGAGTGCTACAACCCTCACACCAATTGCTGGCAGTTTGTGGGCTGCGTCAAGATGGCAGTCACAAGTCCTGCTGTCGTGGCGCTGGACGGTCTTCTCTATGTTACAG GCGGAGCCGTTTTAGAAGACGGCGACGGCTCAGATCTCACACAAGTGTACAACCCGAAAACTGCTATGTGGATGGAGGTTTCTCGGATGCAGATTAGTCGTTCAGGTTCTGCAGCTTGTACGCTGAATGGAAAGATTTACGTCATAG GTGGGTGGCACGCCTCCAAGGAAAACACAGACAAGGTAGAGTGCTACGACCCCAAGACCGACCAGTGGACCATGTGCGCTCCCATGAAAGAACGACGCTACCGGCCCGGTGTCGCTGTGGTGGATGGAAAGATCTTCGTCCTGGGAGGGGAGGAAGGATGGGACCGGTGA
- the anks4b gene encoding ankyrin repeat and SAM domain-containing protein 4B isoform X1: MSRYHKAAIDGYLDLLKEATRKDLNSPDEDGMTPTLLAAFHGHVDALQLICSRGGDPNRSDIWGNTPLHHAAANGHMHILSFLVSFDANLFALDNEQHTAMDVAASRDRMECVRFLDAAASQQTNQNPKRVARLKKEAAREAEKRVKICEKVKRRHQSKMDKMYRGVDGAGSASEGGDTLASSSVGAATGVDEHFSKFIASDKSGSLSARLKGTLQKKLRRKDMGTLQRDANVLFLKQEDAASENAEFLDIFDERDERMLQDEGELGYGDDDDESAGQVKQSIFNRPGLGGLIFMKRMSLDTDDVTGGNNENLGYLVENDKIEGEEDLSGFEGNADTEVPWEQDDLGLDEEEEETSPLDAFLSSVSLPEFALAFTREHLDLEALMLCSDQDLKGIRIQLGPRKKILEAVARRKDALARPGALGDSCL, from the exons ATGTCTAGGTACCACAAGGCGGCCATCGACGGTTACCTGGATCTTCTGAAGGAGGCCACCAGGAAGGACCTGAACTCTCCGGACGAAGACGGCATGACGCCCACCCTGCTGGCTGCTTTTCACGGGCATGTGGATGCGCTTCAGCTCATATGCAGCAGAGG GGGAGACCCCAACAGAAGTGACATCTGGGGAAACACGCCGCTGCACCACGCTGCTGCCAACGGCCACATGCACATCCTCAGCTTCCTCGTCAGTTTTGACGCTAACCTGTTTGCGCTGGACAACGAGCAGCATACGGCAATGGACGTGGCCGCTTCGCGGGATCGCATGGAGTGCGTGCGCTTCCTGGACGCCGCCGCCTCCCAGCAGACCAACCAGAATCCAAAGAGAGTTGCCAGGCTAAAGAAAGAGGCTGCCAGGGAAGCGGAGAAACGGGTGAAAATTTGCGAGAAGGTGAAGAGGCGACACCAAAGCAAGATGGATAAGATGTACCGCGGGGTGGACGGCGCCGGCTCCGCTTCAGAGGGCGGCGACACGTTGGCCTCATCGAGCGTGGGCGCTGCAACCGGCGTCGATGAGCACTTCTCCAAGTTCATCGCTTCCGACAAATCCGGCTCGCTGTCAGCCAGGTTGAAAGGCACACTGCAAAAGAAGCTCAGGAGGAAAGACATGGGCACTCTGCAGAGAGATGCCAACGTCCTTTTCCTCAAGCAGGAGGATGCAGCGTCGGAGAATGCTGAGTTTTTGGACATCTTCGACGAGCGGGACGAGAGGATGCTTCAAGATGAAGGAGAGCTTggctatggagatgatgatgatgaatcgGCGGGCCAAGTCAAACAGTCCATCTTCAACAGGCCTGGCCTGGGTGGTCTTATTTTCATGAAGAGGATGAGCCTGGACacagacgacgtcaccggtgggaACAATGAAAACCTGGGCTACCTCGTTGAGAACGACAAGATTGAGGGAGAGGAAGACCTCTCTGGCTTCGAGGGCAACGCCGACACGGAGGTCCCGTGGGAGCAGGACGACCTCGGCctagacgaggaggaggaggaaacatCTCCGCTTGATGCATTCTTGTCATCCGTCTCCTTGCCCGAGTTTGCCCTGGCCTTCACCAGAGAGCACCTGGACCTGGAGGCGCTCATGCTCTGCTCCGACCAAGACCTGAAAGGCATTCGCATCCAGTTGGGACCCCGAAAGAAGATCCTGGAAGCTGTTGCGCGTCGCAAGGATGCACTGGCGAGACCGGGTGCTTTGGGAGACAGTTGCTTGTGA
- the anks4b gene encoding ankyrin repeat and SAM domain-containing protein 4B isoform X2: protein MHILSFLVSFDANLFALDNEQHTAMDVAASRDRMECVRFLDAAASQQTNQNPKRVARLKKEAAREAEKRVKICEKVKRRHQSKMDKMYRGVDGAGSASEGGDTLASSSVGAATGVDEHFSKFIASDKSGSLSARLKGTLQKKLRRKDMGTLQRDANVLFLKQEDAASENAEFLDIFDERDERMLQDEGELGYGDDDDESAGQVKQSIFNRPGLGGLIFMKRMSLDTDDVTGGNNENLGYLVENDKIEGEEDLSGFEGNADTEVPWEQDDLGLDEEEEETSPLDAFLSSVSLPEFALAFTREHLDLEALMLCSDQDLKGIRIQLGPRKKILEAVARRKDALARPGALGDSCL, encoded by the coding sequence ATGCACATCCTCAGCTTCCTCGTCAGTTTTGACGCTAACCTGTTTGCGCTGGACAACGAGCAGCATACGGCAATGGACGTGGCCGCTTCGCGGGATCGCATGGAGTGCGTGCGCTTCCTGGACGCCGCCGCCTCCCAGCAGACCAACCAGAATCCAAAGAGAGTTGCCAGGCTAAAGAAAGAGGCTGCCAGGGAAGCGGAGAAACGGGTGAAAATTTGCGAGAAGGTGAAGAGGCGACACCAAAGCAAGATGGATAAGATGTACCGCGGGGTGGACGGCGCCGGCTCCGCTTCAGAGGGCGGCGACACGTTGGCCTCATCGAGCGTGGGCGCTGCAACCGGCGTCGATGAGCACTTCTCCAAGTTCATCGCTTCCGACAAATCCGGCTCGCTGTCAGCCAGGTTGAAAGGCACACTGCAAAAGAAGCTCAGGAGGAAAGACATGGGCACTCTGCAGAGAGATGCCAACGTCCTTTTCCTCAAGCAGGAGGATGCAGCGTCGGAGAATGCTGAGTTTTTGGACATCTTCGACGAGCGGGACGAGAGGATGCTTCAAGATGAAGGAGAGCTTggctatggagatgatgatgatgaatcgGCGGGCCAAGTCAAACAGTCCATCTTCAACAGGCCTGGCCTGGGTGGTCTTATTTTCATGAAGAGGATGAGCCTGGACacagacgacgtcaccggtgggaACAATGAAAACCTGGGCTACCTCGTTGAGAACGACAAGATTGAGGGAGAGGAAGACCTCTCTGGCTTCGAGGGCAACGCCGACACGGAGGTCCCGTGGGAGCAGGACGACCTCGGCctagacgaggaggaggaggaaacatCTCCGCTTGATGCATTCTTGTCATCCGTCTCCTTGCCCGAGTTTGCCCTGGCCTTCACCAGAGAGCACCTGGACCTGGAGGCGCTCATGCTCTGCTCCGACCAAGACCTGAAAGGCATTCGCATCCAGTTGGGACCCCGAAAGAAGATCCTGGAAGCTGTTGCGCGTCGCAAGGATGCACTGGCGAGACCGGGTGCTTTGGGAGACAGTTGCTTGTGA
- the slc25a17l gene encoding peroxisomal membrane protein PMP34, producing the protein MSANGSSPVGLLSYETLVHAVAGAMGSATAMTTFFPLDTAKSRLQVDESRNSKSTPVILAEIAQEEGVLALYRGWFPVISSLCCSNFVYFYTFNTLKRLTASGPQQSRLGKDLLTGIVSGAVNVILTTPMWVVNTRLKLQGAKFRNEDLHQTHYKGMFDAFSQIIGSEGAATLWNGMLPSLILVLNPAVQFMFYESMKRRAGKGGRKISSGEIFLMGAVAKAIATTATYPLQTVQAILRFGQYKGDGKGGLMGSLANIFSLLMERIRKRGLLGLYKGLEAKLLQTVLTAALMFVVYEKITAATFKMMGLHRKLTH; encoded by the exons ATGTCCGCCAATGGAAGCTCACCGGTCGGTCTGCTCTCTTACGAGACTCTGGTCCACGCTGTGGCAGGGGCAATG GGCAGCGCGACAGCAATGACTACTTTTTTCCCTTTGGACACAGCTAAAAGTCGGCTTCAGG ttGATGAGAGCAGAAATTCCAAATCCACGCCAGTCATCCTGGCCGAGATTGCGCAGGAAGAAGGCGT GCTGGCTTTGTACAGAGGCTGGTTCCCGGTTATCTCCAGCCTCTGCTGCTCCAACTTTGTCTACTTCTATACCTTCAACACACTGAAGAGGCTGACGGCCTCAGGGCCGCAGCAGTCCAGACTGGGCAAAGACCTGCTCACGGGCATCGTATCAG GGGCGGTGAATGTGATTCTAACTACGCCTATGTGGGTGGTCAACACTCGTCTGAAACTCCAGGGGGCCAAATTCAGAAACGAGGACCTTCATCAGACGCACTACAAGGGCATGTTTG ATGCCTTCTCCCAGATCATAGGGAGCGAGGGGGCGGCCACGCTGTGGAATGGCATGCTGCCCTCTCTTATCCTTGTCCTAAACCCGGCCGTGCAGTTCATGTTCTACGAGTCCATGAAGAGGAGGGCAGGCAAAGGGGGCAGGAAG ATCTCATCTGGTGAGATTTTCCTCATGGGAGCTGTTGCCAAAGCCATCGCAACCACCGCCACGTATCCACTGCAGACCGTCCAAGCTATACTCAGG TTTGGCCAGTACAAAGGCGATGGCAAGGGTGGCCTGATGGGAAGTCTGGCAAACATCTTCTCCTTGTTGATGGAACGAATTCG GAAGCGTGGCCTTCTGGGACTCTACAAAGGCCTGGAGGCCAAGCTGCTTCAGACGGTGCTGACGGCTGCCCTCATGTTTGTGGTGTACGAGAAGATCACTGCCGCCACCTTCAAAATGATGGGCCTGCACAGGAAGCTCACGCACTGA
- the LOC125983220 gene encoding decapping and exoribonuclease protein, with the protein MYRETLSTRKEAYGGKEPPFKERVEEGSFSLDTQGSFHHDKSQMRYFVEPEQSPNFDLRDGYNDRYIRRDENVKKNLEHILHWILANKSNLMQKAAASSALDDFDFVTSRGRLTKVLCTPYEALTEWSLAVTKFKGVIYINEVETDSACEDRQNRTESHDENIYWGYKFEQYICADNIDGLPDSSGVVNSNEAFYSVVRTRLSDHRLLLSGEVDCRDKDPNALAPPACYLELKTSGQIRTDKQQSKFHRFKLLKWWAQSILLGVPRIVAGFKNDDGVIVSVWTYHTAEIPNLVQGEHLAWRPSVCLNFCSEFLSFVKRVVTRDDPRVVYLFSRKVRSDVTFTILSDSIYSFLPEWYVTEMS; encoded by the exons ATGTACCGCGAGACGCTGAGCACCAGAAAGGAGGCGTACGGAGGCAAGGAGCCTCCGTTCAAAGAGCGAGTGGAGGAGGGCTCCTTCTCCCTGGATACGCAGGGAAGTTTCCACCACGACAAGAGTCAGATGCGATACTTTGTGGAACCTGAGCAGAGCCCAAATTTTGACCTGAGGGATGGCTACAATGACCGCTACATAAGGAGAGATGAAAATGTGAAGAAGAACCTGGAACACATCCTGCACTGGATCTTGGCCAATAAGTCCAACCTCATGCAGAAGGCAGCCGCGTCATC TGCTTTggatgactttgactttgtgacATCCCGAGGCCGTTTGACCAAAGTTTTATGCACACCGTATGAGGCTCTGACTGAGTGGTCACTGGCCGTCACAAAGTTCAAAGGAGTAATTTACATCAACGAAGTGGAAACCGACAGCGCTTGCGAGGACCGACAGAACCGCACCGAGAGCCACGATGAGAATATATACTGGGGGTACAAGTTTGAGCAGTACATATGCGCAG ACAACATTGATGGCTTACCCGATTCGAGCGGCGTGGTCAACTCCAACGAGGCCTTCTACAGCGTGGTCCGAACTCGTCTCTCGGACCACAGGCTGCTGTTATCCGGCGAGGTGGACTGCCGGGACAAAGACCCCAATGCTCTGGCTCCTCCTGCTTGCTACCTGGAGCTCAAGACATCAGGACAGATTCGCACAGATAAACAGCAAAGCAAATTCCACAG GTTCAAGCTGCTCAAATGGTGGGCACAGTCGATCCTCCTTGGAGTCCCTCGCATCGTGGCCGGCTTCAAGAATGATGATGGGGTCATCGTGTCCGTGTGGACTTATCACACCGCCGAAATTCCAAACCTGGTTCAG GGCGAGCACTTGGCTTGGAGGCCGTCGGTGTGCCTAAACTTCTGCAGCGAGTTTCTGTCGTTTGTCAAGCGCGTGGTGACCCGAGACGACCCTCG TGTGGTCTACCTGTTCTCCCGAAAAGTGCGCAGTGACGTGACCTTCACTATCCTCAGCGACTCCATTTATTCTTTCCTGCCTGAATGGTACGTGACGGAAATGAGCTAA
- the LOC125983219 gene encoding decapping and exoribonuclease protein encodes MNQHRSHNSSFQHQHQLCKKWRDDHEQNDRGHSKSSKPNHQQHCSSGPPSPQTLSTSSELYERDFPLYKQPVEVGCFSLDSERRFFNDNRQMRYYVEPEKSPYFDLRQGYRDRYIKRDESVKEKLDHILRWILANRPKLTWRSDASSSSSFDVDFVTWRGHLTKLLTTPYETQEGWLLAVTKFKGTLYISEVETDAARRDRENRTRRHQEMMYWGYKFEQYMCADKMDGYPDSSGAVNTNEAFCTVVQTRLSNHRLLFSGEVDCRDKDPGAPAPPACYVELKTAAEIRTPKQRRNFHRFKLLKWWAQSFLPGVPRVVAGFRDDRGVVVSVETFRISEISRLIKAEDNCWRPTVCMNFCSDFLSFVKCVATQDHPRVVYLLGWNPGCDVTYSVHRDSSYSFLPDWYVKEMS; translated from the exons ATGAACCAGCACCGATCCCACAATTCCAGCTTTCAGCACCAGCATCAACTATGCAAGAAATGGAGAGATGATCATGAACAAAATGACAGAGGACATAGTAAATCTTCCAAACCAAACCACCAGCAGCACTGCTCCTCTGGGCCACCGAGCCCTCAAACTTTGAGCACCAGCAGTGAGCTGTACGAAAGAGACTTCCCCCTGTACAAGCAGCCAGTCGAAGTTGGTTGCTTTTCCTTAGACTCAGAACGCAGGTTCTTCAACGATAACAGGCAGATGAGGTACTACGTGGAACCTGAGAAAAGCCCATACTTTGACCTGCGGCAAGGGTATAGGGACCGTTATATAAAGAGAGACGAAAGTGTGAAGGAAAAGCTGGACCACATCCTCCGATGGATCCTGGCCAACAGACCGAAGCTGACATGGAGGTCGGACGCGTCGTCTTCATC AAGTTTCGATGTGGACTTTGTGACGTGGCGAGGCCATTTGACCAAACTTTTGACCACGCCCTATGAGACGCAGGAGGGCTGGTTGCTGGCCGTCACCAAGTTCAAGGGCACCCTCTACATTAGTGAGGTGGAAACAGACGCCGCTCGCCGGGACCGAGAGAATCGCACCAGGAGACACCAGGAAATGATGTACTGGGGCTACAAGTTTGAGCAGTACATGTGTGCAG ATAAGATGGACGGCTACCCCGATTCGAGCGGCGCGGTCAACACCAACGAGGCCTTCTGCACGGTGGTGCAAACGCGTCTCTCGAATCACAGGCTACTCTTCTCCGGTGAGGTGGACTGCCGCGACAAAGATCCGGGAGCTCCGGCACCTCCCGCCTGCTACGTGGAGCTCAAGACGGCCGCGGAGATTCGCACCCCCAAACAGCGCCGCAACTTTCACAG GTTCAAGCTGCTCAAGTGGTGGGCACAGTCCTTCCTCCCCGGAGTCCCTCGCGTCGTGGCTGGCTTCCGGGATGATCGCGGAGTCGTCGTCTCCGTGGAGACTTTTCGCATCTCCGAGATTTCGCGGCTCATCAAG GCCGAGGACAACTGTTGGAGGCCAACCGTCTGCATGAACTTCTGCAGCGACTTCTTGTCGTTTGTCAAGTGTGTGGCGACCCAAGACCATCCTCG AGTGGTCTATCTGTTGGGCTGGAACCCCGGCTGTGATGTGACATACTCGGTCCACAGGGACTCCTCTTATTCTTTCCTGCCGGACTGGTACGTCAAGGAAATGAGCTAA